The following coding sequences lie in one Glycine soja cultivar W05 chromosome 16, ASM419377v2, whole genome shotgun sequence genomic window:
- the LOC114390992 gene encoding glucan endo-1,3-beta-glucosidase 8-like, which translates to MMMGKGWFLRLVMVIGVMGWCWWCVEGLGVNWGTQATHQLKADTVVEMLKDNGIQKVKLFDADESSMSALSGSGIEVMVAIPNNQLAEMNDYDRALQWVKKNVTRYNFRGGINIKYVAVGNEPFLKSYNGSFLNITLPALQNIQNALNDAGLGDSIKATVPLNADVYESPPNNPVPSAGIFRPDISDLMTQIVQFLAKNNAPFTVNIYPFLSLYGNDNFPFDYAFFDGVANPINDNGVSYTNVFDANFDTLVSALEKVGYGNMPILVGEVGWPTDGDKNANVGNAFRFYNGLLPRLAINKGTPLRPGFIEVYLFGLIDEDAKTIAPGNFERHWGIFGYDGKPKFPMDLSGKGQNKLLVGAQNVHYLEPNWCMFNPDAQDLSKLADNINYACTFADCTALGYGSSCNNLDANGNASYAFNMYYQTQDQNYMACNFEGLARLTTSNISTPTCNFIVQINPSLSSSLRPPIVASLFVTLLPLILFL; encoded by the exons ATGATGATGGGAAAAGGTTGGTTTTTGAGATTGGTTATGGTGATTGGTGTGATGGGTTGGTGTTGGTGGTGTGTGGAAGGGCTTGGAGTGAATTGGGGGACTCAAGCCACACACCAGTTGAAGGCAGACACAGTGGTTGAGATGCTGAAGGACAATGGGATCCAAAAGGTGAAACTGTTTGATGCAGATGAGTCTAGCATGAGTGCTCTATCTGGCTCTGGCATTGAAGTCATGGTTGCCATTCCCAATAACCAGCTTGCTGAGATGAATGACTATGATCGTGCCTTGCAGTGGGTCAAGAAGAATGTCACTCGTTACAACTTCAGGGGTGGAATTAACATCAA GTATGTAGCAGTTGGGAACGAGCCATTTTTAAAATCCTACAATGGTTCATTCTTGAACATCACCCTCCCTGCATTACAGAACATTCAAAATGCCCTCAATGACGCAGGCCTAGGGGACTCCATAAAGGCCACAGTGCCCTTAAATGCTGATGTGTATGAGTCTCCACCAAACAACCCTGTGCCGTCAGCAGGAATATTTAGGCCAGATATAAGTGACCTAATGACCCAAATAGTGCAATTTTTGGCAAAGAACAATGCACCATTCACAGTAAACATTTACCCTTTCTTGAGCCTCTATGGGAATGATAATTTCCCCTTTGACTATGCCTTCTTTGATGGTGTGGCCAATCCCATAAATGATAATGGGGTTTCATACACAAATGTTTTTGATGCAAATTTTGATACCTTGGTCTCTGCCCTCGAAAAAGTAGGATATGGGAACATGCCAATTTTGGTAGGAGAGGTGGGGTGGCCCACAGATGGTGACAAAAATGCTAATGTAGGCAATGCATTTAGGTTCTATAATGGGCTTTTACCGAGGCTTGCAATAAACAAAGGGACCCCACTTAGGCCTGGATTTATTGAAGTTTACCTATTTGGGCTCATTGATGAGGATGCCAAGACCATTGCCCCAGGGAACTTTGAGAGACATTGGGGCATTTTTGGGTATGATGGGAAGCCCAAGTTTCCAATGGACCTTTctggaaaaggccaaaacaagCTACTAGTTGGTGCACAAAATGTGCACTATCTTGAGCCAAACTGGTGCATGTTTAACCCTGATGCACAGGACCTAAGCAAACTTGCTGATAATATAAACTATGCATGCACCTTTGCTGATTGCACTGCACTTGGATATGGTTCTTCTTGCAACAACTTGGATGCCAATGGAAATGCCTCATATGCATTTAATATGTACTACCAGACACAGGATCAGAATTACATGGCCTGCAATTTTGAAGGCTTGGCAAGACTCACAACAAGCAATATTTCAACACCTACTTGCAATTTTATTGTTCAGATAAATCCTTCCTTGTCCTCTTCTTTAAGGCCCCCAATAGTAGCTTCCTTGTTTGTCACTCTACTACCCTTGATTCTATTTTTGTAG